The proteins below come from a single Corylus avellana chromosome ca3, CavTom2PMs-1.0 genomic window:
- the LOC132174698 gene encoding uncharacterized protein LOC132174698, with the protein MLSHQNLFLPKTPNLNPSYPLVLPKLTFPNPRNPRFYGQNGVRCMAGRSDKKKKKGGGAPPGRIEGDADFRRAVKEGARRKSKKLAESRFYRLHKNRKSQNQADNFTEDELQQIGLGYDRMVRFMEKDDPNLRHPFDWYKYGEFGPYSWRGVVVGDPIRGRFSDERVTLISEVRDQEEWEKIEQFEMASDYGKKLNEMDGTNGFKHFWVFVRHPRWRIHELPWQQWTLVCEVVVEGGKGRLDKWNLMGRFGNKARAQITQCAAWMRPDIIYVKKPVYQCRFEPQEDFLTGLMPLLDPTTEKEFLFELKSEDGSVEMCTYFGGLCKIVRASPKAFVDDVVKAYERLSDERKSECLEFLLSNHPVLLLHPYTKEWKAKLEEMELGCDAPEDDDEEDRRGSAGETEIVDWIEDDGDDDDEEEEEEQEDIVMDMEEEEEEDGDDELGTEKEDSSVEDDSKRWEEEFKKAVSSADAMEKLAKRSVEMTTKHYEQQLGEMGEAGQKGKEEKVREEDDGDETAMRGKRPKVSPEEWKYAGIGRWRKRIKKSRIPPELFLRAAVRPFTYRNLVKEIVLVRHGIVDGDFVRKKA; encoded by the coding sequence ATGCTGAGTCACCAGAACCTCTTCCTCCCTAAAACCCCAAACCTAAACCCCTCTTATCCTCTCGTCCTCCCCAAACTCACCTTCCCAAACCCACGAAACCCCCGATTCTACGGCCAAAATGGTGTCCGGTGCATGGCGGGGCGCAgcgacaagaagaagaagaagggcgGAGGAGCGCCGCCGGGCCGCATCGAGGGTGACGCGGATTTCCGCCGTGCCGTGAAGGAGGGGGCGCGGCGGAAGAGCAAGAAGCTGGCCGAGTCCCGCTTCTACCGCCTCCACAAGAACCGCAAGAGCCAGAACCAGGCGGATAACTTCACTGAGGACGAGCTCCAGCAGATCGGCCTCGGCTACGACCGGATGGTCCGCTTCATGGAAAAAGACGACCCCAATCTGCGCCACCCCTTCGACTGGTACAAGTACGGCGAGTTCGGGCCCTACTCCTGGCGCGGCGTCGTCGTCGGCGACCCCATTCGCGGCCGCTTCTCCGACGAACGGGTGACCCTGATTAGCGAGGTGAGGGACCAGGAAGAATGGGAGAAGATTGAGCAGTTCGAAATGGCTTCAGATTACGGGAAAAAATTGAACGAAATGGATGGGACCAATGGATTTAAGCACTTCTGGGTGTTTGTGAGGCACCCCAGGTGGAGGATCCACGAGCTGCCGTGGCAGCAGTGGACGTTGGTCTGTGAGGTCGTCGTGGAAGGCGGTAAAGGCAGGTTGGACAAGTGGAATCTCATGGGTAGGTTTGGGAACAAGGCCAGGGCGCAGATTACCCAATGCGCGGCGTGGATGAGGCCGGACATCATCTACGTGAAGAAGCCGGTGTATCAGTGCAGATTCGAGCCGCAGGAGGATTTCTTGACTGGGTTGATGCCGCTGTTGGATCCGACCACGGAGAAGGAGTTCTTGTTCGAGTTGAAGAGCGAGGATGGGAGCGTGGAGATGTGCACTTATTTCGGCGGCTTGTGCAAGATTGTGAGGGCGAGTCCCAAGGCATTTGTCGACGATGTGGTGAAGGCGTACGAGAGGCTGAGCGACGAGAGAAAGTCTGAGTGCTTGGAGTTCCTGTTGAGCAATCATCCGGTGCTGTTGCTGCATCCCTATACAAAAGAGTGGAAGGCGAAGTTGGAGGAGATGGAATTGGGGTGCGATGCACCGGAAGACGACGACGAGGAGGACCGTCGTGGTAGTGCCGGTGAGACCGAGATTGTAGATTGGATTGaggatgatggtgatgatgatgatgaggaggaggaggaggagcaagAGGATATAGTTATGGacatggaggaagaagaagaagaagatggagatgACGAATTGGGTACTGAAAAAGAGGATTCGAGCGTGGAAGATGATAGTAAGCGTTGGGAGGAGGAGTTCAAAAAGGCGGTGAGCAGCGCCGATGCAATGGAGAAGCTAGCGAAACGGAGTGTGGAAATGACTACTAAACACTATGAGCAGCAGTTGGGGGAAATGGGAGAAGCAGGGCAAAAGgggaaagaagagaaagttaGAGAGGAGGATGATGGAGATGAAACCGCTATGAGGGGGAAACGGCCGAAAGTGAGCCCAGAGGAATGGAAGTATGCGGGGATTGGTCGATGGAGGAAAAGGATTAAGAAGAGTAGGATTCCTCCGGAGCTGTTTTTGCGAGCGGCAGTGAGACCCTTCACATATAGAAATCTTGTGAAGGAGATTGTTTTGGTGAGGCATGGAATTGTGGATGGTGATTTTGTCAGGAAGAAGGCTTGA
- the LOC132174975 gene encoding uncharacterized protein LOC132174975: MWRRSHATELGCIACEELSQVGAGKEGWLVDDPNLLCALDTHALALANRSLILVLGWSDPDAPRLKIRPDLSPIASEHITAVEWLVFDEIRVVVAGTSSGYFLIYSLGGDLIHKQMIYPGRILKLRVRGTKRDLIQDTSSEEVCVVMPGVVARCDGSDIQSMLQQWFQETHTQFWDQKPKRRDFEGSETPYGKLPFQLWNVSKYGSCADAAITGIMPPPLMEHQSSHRYFCAVAIGEDAVISAFRLSEDKSRSLVGAILSKVVPATFSTIASFSRMIWRSEQTSPGKSDVKPQSFARASPLTCLKDHPRKGEKLTLSPSGTLAAITDSLGRILLLDTQALVVVRLWKGYRDASCLFMEMLVNRDTAAPSSSSYEPVKSDYCLCLAIHAPRKGIVEIWQMRTGPRLRIIQCVKGAKILQPTYRFGSSTSPYVPLEVFLLNGDSGQISVLNRTLN; this comes from the exons ATGTGGAGGCGGAGCCATGCGACGGAGCTGGGGTGCATTGCGTGCGAGGAGCTGAGCCAGGTGGGCGCGGGGAAGGAGGGATGGCTGGTGGACGACCCCAACCTTCTCTGCGCGCTCGACACCCACGCCCTCGCCCTCGCCAACAGGTCCCTTATCCTCGTCCTCGGTTGGTCCGATCCCGACGCTCCCCGCCTCAAGATCCGACCCGATCTCTCTCCGATCGCCTCCGAGCACATCACCGCCGTCGAGTGGTTGGTGTTCGACGAGATTCGGGTGGTTGTGGCCGGGACCTCTTCTGGGTATTTCCTCATTTACTCTCTAGGCGGTGATTTGATTCACAAACAG ATGATATATCCAGGACGAATTCTGAAGTTAAGAGTTCGTGGAACAAAGAGAGATTTGATCCAGGACACATCCTCAGAGGAGGTTTGTGTTGTCATGCCTGGTGTAGTTGCTCGCTGTGATGGTTCTGATATTCAG AGTATGCTGCAACAATGGTTTCAAGAAACACATACTCAGTTTTGGGACCAGAAACCCAAAAGGCGAGATTTTGAGGGCTCAGAAACACCTTATGGAAAATTACCTTTTCAGTTATGGAATGTTAGCAAGTATGGGTCTTGTGCTGATGCTGCAATCACTGGCATAATGCCTCCACCGCTGATGGAACACCAG TCAAGTCATCGTTATTTCTGTGCTGTCGCCATAGGAGAGGATGCTGTGATTTCAGCATTCAG GCTTTCAGAAGACAAAAGCAGGTCTTTAGTGGGAGCTATTTTGTCAAAAGTCGTGCCTGCAACATTTTCAACGATAGCTTCTTTCTCAAGAATGATTTGGCGGAGTGAACAAACGTCACCAGGAAAATCAGATGTGAAGCCTCAATCATTTGCTCGAG CTTCTCCTTTGACATGTTTGAAGGATCATCCAAGGAAGGGTGAGAAGCTGACGCTATCACCTAGTGGTACATTGGCTGCTATAACAGATTCGCTTGGTCGTATATTGCTCTTAGACACTCAGGCACTTGTGGTGGTGCGGTTATGGAAG GGATATCGCGATGCTAGCTGTCTATTCATGGAGATGCTAGTTAATAGAGATACTGCAGCACCAAGTTCCAGTTCTTATGAACCAGTGAAGAGCGATTACTGTCTGTGTCTGGCTATTCACGCACCTCGAAAAGGAATTGTTGAG ATCTGGCAGATGAGAACTGGACCGCGTCTTCGAATTATTCAGTGTGTGAAAGGTGCCAAAATACTGCAACCCACCTATAGATTTGGATCATCTACCTCTCCTTATGTCCCTTTGGAGGTTTTCTTGTTGAATGGAGATTCTGGACAAATTTCAGTCCTTAATCGAACCCTTAACTGA